ttacctttccatattttcataactccacctttggacttgtaattgaaaccattacaatgcAAGGTGCAAAGTGAAATCAAACTCTTCCTTAACTTCGGTATGTGTCTTAAattactcaaggttctcacagaaccaaacattttcattttaacattttttatgccaatgattttataagaaacatcattacccataagaactgaacctaaATTTACCAACCTATAGGtactgaaccactccttgtttggagtcatatggtaagaacatgccgaaTCAAGTATCCATGAGTCCGCAAGCAAAattagtggatttaagcactcaggtgtctaagtcgagcatacgaggtccaaaccgagtggggtcagtcTTGACACGTCTGTGGCATTGAGTTTCACATGCCAAagctgacagtgcccaaaaacacCTCCCTATGAGCTTTTTATGCACTTAGAAACAaggttagaatacaaacaaatttagAAAACTTAGCGGATTTAGGAATTCAGGTGTCCAAGaagggcatacaaggtccaaaccgagtggggtcaatTCCGACACGTTCGTGACATTGAGCTCGACGTGCCAGAACTGACGGTGCCAAAAAACTCTtcctcgattgaaaattatgtgcttagaggcgaacttaataaacttagttgattttaagcactcaagtgtccgattcgggcatacaaggttcaaactaagtggggtcagtcTCGACATGTCTGTCACATTGAGCTAGACATGCCGGtgctgacagtgcccaaaaactctcttcgaagctttttgcgcacttagaagtaaagttagaatacaaacaataaacttaacaaacttagtggatttaagcactcGGGTGTACAAGTCAGGTATGCGAGATCCAAACGAAGTAGGGTCAGTCTCGACACATTTGTGACATTGAACTCAACATGTCGGAGCTGACGGTGCCAAAAAATTCTCCTCAagagctttttgcgcacttaaagaaaagttagaatacaaataatgttggccttacaaggcttaaaatcttgttttgatgatataaaatcagaggaacttaatatgtttggttaattgatgatatttcaggacgtaagaatgagaatacaaggtcaagtgctcacaaaaaacattaaaaacttatacttcaaagaaagatgatcaaatgaagcttaatgagtcaaggcatggattcaaagatgatctaataaagcttggaaatcatgagagcatggatgttaaagaggacttgctaaaagcttaaagtatgttgaggcttgaagacaagatggagccaaagaaagacaagcatgaagacttaagtgcttataatgtcaaaagtcttaagaagtctttatgtaagtatttcgtatttaaatatcttattgaaatatgttgaaagctcttttaggggtaattatggacttagagaccttatttcaaaatcccggaaaatgttttataagaaatcaaagcaaaagaacaaaaaggatttttgaaaactaaaatgaaaaatctaaacTTGGTCTGCCTAGACGACTAAGGATCACCCTCAGAAGCCTGAAGATgtacttcagaagattgaactttcacttcagtctactgaagattttTATGAAGGAATCCTGATCGAAGAGGCAGTACactctcagaagactgaactctcaATTCATTCATCTGAGTTAGGACTTTAGAAGTTTGAACCTACAAttcagtcgtctaaccctgtgtccagtttaaatttttcaatgtgttaaggaacatcaaaaGACTGAATCCGATACTTCAATtgtctaaacactgttaacggctataaattttaaatgttttaaatttcaaataaaggtttcttgtgccccaaaatttatgaaaacttggaagatactcaaagtaatcttgggcaacacaaaataacttttctaagcctataaacacatggttttgcaaataaaataagatattgaacaaaagaattgaaaaatctatttcaaaagctgaaagcacaTCTTGCTATCTTGCTGCTCTTTCTTGCTAAACTCTTTATACAATCGAAGTGCTGAATTTCTGAAGTACTGAACATCCTATTACTAAGTTCTGAGTTGTTAATTCTCATCCAGAAAGAAGttggtgaattcttacttgagcttcattgtatttcactttgatatttaatattgaagtacatagtgtttgaaactgtactaatctactctttgtgagagtattattgtacgcagatattgtttcttatttcttgacgattctaggttgttggatcgttggaccaagcgtggggtatcgatTGCAGAGGGATTGCTCTAACTTATTGCAAGAGTGACCAAGTGCagggtatcatttggagaagcgttgctctaacctattaaaggagtgacctAGTGTAGGGTATCACTTCGAGAgacgttgctctagcctacttaaggagtgttagagcatggggtatcgcttgtaaaggtttgctccgcccggaaaagagtggtatagtggaatcctttggtggtattggccaaaggtgaggacgtaggctggggataagccaaacctcataaaaaaatgtggtgtcactctccttccttGCTCTCTTTACGTTTCAACAAATATTaactgcatggttgtgttttaatttttgatcatatacattGCGTGggttggatattaaataaactaaagattaatttgattttgggatttgcggaaactgaaagaaagtatgttggttgatcaatataaattgcgaaaatcgtaagggagtacgttgattggttaacacccaacactaattaactgaaagtttatttaaagtccaagttcttggaaggagtgttggatttcatattgttaatcatattgagaaatcaaatccattaacaTAGGACTTACATATATACACAGAGCTGCAAACAAAACTAAAATTGTAAAGTGCTgcatactatatcttggtttggtattttgtgattgattattttaagttgatGATTGGTTGAATGTTTGTCTAAGTATTGGATTGTGGATTTCTTAAGTTACTAAGCTTTGCTGTGTGTTTGTTAATTCAACAATAGGTTAACAATtattgaaaagaattaaaagaaaattttaataacccaattcaccgccctcttcggactacacctcaactttaaaacaaacttaacaaacttagtggatttaaacactcaggtgtccaagttgggtatacgaggtccaaactgagtagAGTCTGTCCTGATACGTTCATGACATTGAGCTCAATGTGCCGGAACTGagggtgcccaaaaactcctcctcaaTAGCTTTCTGTGTagttagaagtaaagttagaatacacaCAAACTTAGAAAAtttagtggatttaagcactcaTGTGTCCAAGTCAGACATACGAGGTAACCACAGAGTGGGGTCAATTCCGACTAATCAAACTTAGCTATtttaaattgtatcattttttatttaactATGTCCGATAATTTtgttatcaaatcatttttacttatagtacgaacatatatattcaaaaattgtataGTAATTTTTTGTATATTAGTTTGTAGGGTCTGCAAGTTGTCACAAGAGGCTGAGAATGATGCTGGGCACTACCGTGggatgcaattttttttttcctgtattttttgttatctaaaatgATCATGCATATGATGTTTCCAAACAACTTGTatatgaattttgaacaatttatgaatttttcaatAATTCTGGTTCAATATTATGTGTGCTAAAACATAATTATAGGtttttttacaagaattaatggatgatttcaaaaaaaaaaaaaatattttaaacgtTTAGTGGCGGTTCTACAACTGTTACTAATAGTACCACTAGTGAGtactagtgacgatttgaaaaccgtcaaaaaatgaaatttctattCGATGCAATTCTAACCGATCCCAATAACCAAAAAACAATTAGAAAAAAATCTATTGGAGtaaaaaaaaatcaggaaaaaagtCCCTCGATGATCATACAAATTAATTGACGAGTTGGAACACCAAGAGGGGGAAAATGAAGAAGACGTGGTGGTGGAGGATCATGAGATCCGCTCAAGAAAAGCCAAACGTGTAGTGATTTTTACTGATAACCAGCAGAATACCGATACTTATACCAAAGATACCAATGATCCTGATCAAGAAGTGTCTTTGATACGTTATTCGCAACAATCGGATTTTCGTCGAGACATAATCAAAGGTTCCATGCGTGCTCAAAGGTGTAAAACGGTCATTTGGGAACTGTTTCGAGCAAATGTACATTCCCCACTTTTTTTGGACAAAAACAAAATAGGTAAACTCTCTTTTGAAATCTCCGGACTAATGAAACTACTTTTTAGAAATTGGATGTGGAAAGACTCAGAATTCCAAATTTTGGATTATACGGAAGAAGagacaaaagaaagggaaaaaaaaagaagagggcAAAAGAGAAGAGAAAGCACGGATAGAAATAGCAGAAGCCTGGGATACCTTTCTATTTGCTCAAATAATAAGAGGTTCCATGTTAGTAACCCAATCAATTCTTAGAAAATATATTCTATTACCTTCATTGATAATAGTTAAAAATATCGGCCGTATGTTATTATTTCAATTTCCCGAATGGTCCGAGGATTTAAAAGAATGGAATAGAGAGATGCATGTTAAATGTACCTATAATGGTGTTCAATTATCCGAAACAGAATTTCCGAAAAACTGGTTAACAGATGGTATTCAAATAAAGATCCTATTTCCTTTCTGTTTGAAACCTTGGCACAGATCTAAGTTACGAGCCCCTCATAGAGATACAATGAAAAAGAAAAGGCaaaaagatgatttttttttttaaacagttTGGGGAATGGGAGCTGAACTGCCCTTTGGTTCTCCCTGAAAACGACCTGCTTTTTTTGAACCTATTTTTAAAGAActcgaaaaaaaaattataaaattgaaaaagaagCATTTTCTAGTTCGAAGAGTTttaaaagaaagaacaaaatggTTTCTAAAGGtctcaaaaaaaacaaaaaaatgggttatcaaaagcattttaaaaagaataataaaaaaccTTTCAAAAGTAAATCCAATTCTATTATTTGGGTTGAGAGAAGTATATGAATCACGTGAAACTAAAAAAGGAAAAGATTCTATAATCAGTAATCAGATGATTCATGAATCGTCCATTCAAAATCGATCTATGGATTGGACAAAGTATCTattgatagaaaaaaaaatgaaagatctGACTGATAGAACAAACACAATCAGAAATCAAATAGAAATAATTACAAAAGACAAGAAAAAAGGATTTCTAACTCCAGAGATAAAGATTAGTCCTAACAAAAGAAATTATAATGCTAAAAGGTTAAAATCACCAAAAAAGATTTGGCAGATATTAGAAACAAGAAATGCCCGCTTAATTCGTAAATcacattattttataaaatttttgattgAAAAGATATACATAAACATCCTTTTATGCATCATTAATATTCCCAGTATCAATGCACAACTTTTTTTTgaatcaacaaaaaaaattattaataaatatatttacaataatGAAGCAAATCAAGAAAGAATTGATAAAACAAACCAAACTACAATGCACTTTATTTCAACTATAAAAAAAATCACTTTATAATATTAGCAATAAGAATTCACAGATTTTTTGTGACTTATCCTCCTTGTCACAAGCATATGTATATTACAAATTAACACAAATCCAAGTTATTAACTTGTATAAGTTAAGATATGTCCTTCAATATCAATAGttggacttttagtgacgattttcaactGAAAAAATATTCAAGTTAATAGTGACGGTCTTAAACTTTTAGTGATGgaataaaactgtcactaataattagttgtCACCGTCGtcttagtgacgaattcaaaaccGTCGCTAAGCCATCACTAATGGTTTTCTTTTATTAGCAACGGTTTGGAATCATCGCTAATAATCTTCTTTTTGGTAATATGAGGACATGCTCGGGGGTTTTGAGCATGGCCGCGAAGGTAAATGCATATAGGTGGCACCCACATATGCAAATAATTTGAGCGTAAAAGGGTGAGAGATAGTGAATGAGCATGTTAGATGTCATTCCCTAAAGAAAGAAGATAATCTTCCCTCTTTCTTCCCTCTTTCCCCATGTAGAAAGACACATTGCCATGTTTCTCTCCCAACTACATGCACCCACCCCTTTCATGTCATTATGTAGGCTTCCTTGTGATcaacaaaaaaatgaaagaagaaaaataaCAAGTAGATAAAAAAATgtcataatttttataaaatgacGAAAATAACCCTTGGAATTCAACAATTACCCAAAAAATACCAAGAAAATCTAAAAAATTTTCGATCCAATTTTGCCCCTTTTATGCATCTGCGTGCCATTCTATATATACCTTTGCATTAGCATGTCTTATTCCATGTGCACGtgcatttatataatgaaaaaaaaaaaaatattcttgacctcatctatcttaaGAGATCTATTTATTGCTCCGAAAGTGGGTAATCAAAAATGCCACTATTAATATGATCAATTTATGTTgttatttgaattttttgttcatttaagatataataaaaattttaaaaattatattacatattttttaataaataatttactaCCCCTTTATTAATTAgaccaatttaaatttattatttattcacTTATTTATAAACAAATCAACCCAGCCGAACCCCTTTAAATCCAAACTCAGTCGCTTCGTCCATTTACCACCCCTAATTGCTAGCATGTGTATagcaatttttgaaaatcttaaatTTACAGACATACTATTTTTGCTTCAATCATCTCAGCTCAAGAACTTATTGTCCATAAAAAATTCTTAATTTCGGCATCTTTAATGATATAATTCTCGTttaaattttcctaaattttttttaggCTGTCATACTTGCGATAACGATGTTTTAAAAATGTAGCTGACACTTGACTCTAGAACATACGAACCCATAAAGCAATAGTTAGTTTTAATATTATATAAACCATTAGTTTCCAGCCTTCATAGTCGGTCCAATCACAAGATTGCACACACGTAAAAGGGCTGGTCAGTGGGGTATGTGAGATAGCTTCAAAATTTTTAAGAATAAATTGAACaactaaatttaaataataaaaataaaaactacgGTAATGGAACTAGGTCGATTGTAAAAACATTACTATCAAAATCAACTCTAAgccaataaaaatcattttcctcTGCAAAAAGGCATCATCAGGAACACAATTTCTAATAAACCAACAAAAATCATTTTCCTCTGCAAAAAGGCATCATCAGGAATACAATTTCTAATATTATTCAGTAAGATTTGCCTACTAAAGATGGAAACAAATAAAGGGATTATCCCACAACTGTAAAAGACTGATTGGAAGGACTGTAATTAAGTGTGAGGACACCCATAAACTAACTTTTAGAGTTAAGAAAAGTCATAGCTCAACATTCTTCATCTATGCCAGGAAGATGGGGACTCCACCAGATTAAAAGTCACGTGTCGCACTTACCATTTGAAATGCCAGTCACATGTCGCACTTACCACTTGAGCACTTACCACTTGAAATATCAGTCGGCCTCGTTTCTACTTAATTAGTTGCTGGATTTTATGTATGGTATCCATTTAAATTTTATGATTACAGTTTGACgtcaaattacaaaaataaattactttcaaataaaaaaacaaaaaattaaaacacgcaaacaaataaataaataaatcaatcaagcATCCCACTTTCATACAAACTCGAGCATTATAATTTAGAAAAACACTTTAAACACAATTAATACAGATTAATGCTAGCAAGAAGGAAAGAGAGAATGGGTGTAAAGGAAAAAACTTGAGAACCCGATTAGCGTAGCCTGTTAGCCCTCCAACCCAGCGGCCCACCACAACCGATCCTCGGTTCAATTAAGCACCAGGAGCCGCATCCTTCACCTTGGCCTGCAAGTACCCCCCGTATTCCCTTGCGTACCCCTTCACTTGACTCGCCGTGTCCGCAATCCGGCTCCTCGCGTAGTCCACCCGGTCCGAACCGGGCGGCCTGAGCCCCTTGAAGTATTTGTACAGCCACGACGAACCCAACAAGACCAGCGCCCCGAACCCGGCTACCGACAAGAACCCGGCGACGAATACGAACACCAGAGCCCCCACTGGAACCCATATCGGGCTTGAAACGACGACCACCGGCGTCACGATTATCAGCCCCAGAACCGTCGCCGTGACTGTGAGCCCCGCCAGCAGGAGCAGAATGCCGCCGGAGACGAGAAGGGTGAGGAAGCCCACCAGCTGGTTCGGGTCCGGCCCGTGCTCGTGCAGCTTCCGAAGGAATGATCCGCTGCCGGCGTCGCCGACCCTCGGTGGGTTTCTCTGGGTTTGGCCTTGCCGATCGGCCATtgttcagagagagagagagaatttttgtgtatgtgtgtgggGTTTGGGGGTATGCGTGCAGGGTTAATAAAGTGGAGAGCGGGGAAGGAGGAGATTTGGAGATGCGCCGCGTGTGAAGCAAGGGTGGCGTTTTGTAGAGACATGCAGGGGGACACGTGGAGAAATGGGTGGAGAGACACGTGGAGGGGAGGGCGAGCTGTAGGAGATTTGTAACTGTGGAATGACTTTTTCCAGTGGGAATTCCGTGAAGGACTCTTTGATGGATCTGCGCGATGAGATTGGGAAGGGTGAGATACGGATTGGTGGGATGAAATACATGTTTCTGTCATTCATGGAACGCAAACGGGTCTCTCTCGAAAATCAATATATTTTTTATCAAAAAGTTTTCGGGTCATCTTAAATCATCCTATTGTtctagtaaaataaaaaaataaaaaatcctattgTTCTAGTAACACgtagaaaaaatatttattttattaattatatatatatattttagcgTAATTTAGATATAATTTAAGTAACTTTATGTTCAGGTATAAGGCTCATCACTTAAATTTTATgtgttcaaaatatttttgaaatataaattttgaaaattttgactttCCCAACTTATTTATAAATTTGAGactataatattttattaaaacttAAGAGAAAAGTCTATAATCGTTCACTAGGTTGGATAAGACTAAAGTTGATAATCAAAGCAAAATAATTTAAATTGAAACTAAATTTGCTAATTTACAAGTGATCAAAAGACAATTTATTTATTGGCGTGAGACTTAAGAGTAACATTttcttttgtctttttttttttttaaagtagttTAAGTTACTTTTTATGTTAAATTTATGTACTTTCTCACcagtaataaattttaatttctctaattcgaaaaaaaaaaaattgccctaAATGACTATttgtttacaatttttttttattttaatatgtgaaaatgtacgtgtgatatataatttttttttaaaataataggaaTTTTTGTATCTTAATCGGAAAAATAAGTTTACATGTTCATGtattagaagaaaaaataaataaactcatgtaTGTGTATTGATTGTGCATATTAGGAAGGAAGATCTGAGATCACCATTTATATTTTTGATGGTGATTGTATGTAGTAAAGAcaatatttttgttatttaaGAAAATGAAATAGGtgtcttttaaaattttcttgagTGAGCAAAATATCAACACAATAAGTTAtaatttcaaacaatttttaTGACTTTCTCTTTGTATTTAATTTGATCAAAAAGCAAATTTATACATTTGCacataaaaaaacaaaaagagtAAAGTCATACGATTATGTATTTGAACATAAATAGTTCAACATAATCGTTTATGTGATCTAAAACTCGTTAGATGATCCAGCGATTTTTAACTAAAACTTACTATTTCATTTAGGGAGttttaaataaaatttgttgGACCATCTAGCGAGTTTTGCATGGTGGATAAAATTCGTTGCGAGTTTTGCAACATAATTAATGATCGATGACTACATTTTTTTGCCTTGTATTACTGATATGATAGCTTAAATTATTAtaagatgaaaaaagaaaaagttttCCTCCCTTTGTTTTTCTAAGTGCCTTTACTTGATCATGAATATGATTGTATGGTTGAAGAAGCTtatgaaaaaattatatatatatatatatataattaatttaattataatatttaaggtTGACTTTTATCAAAGAAGgaaattaactaatttttttattttgttttttattttaaatgaagaTGGGCCATTCAAAGACGTGATTTGTTTGAAGGCCCATAGGTGCCTTGATTCTAGGATTGGTAAATTTTATTTAATGCATTAACCCTTGTAGTTGAAGaacttgaagaaaatattttttattcaaatctctttcaaaatttcattcaaatTTCATAACCTATCACATTTGGTCCAATGAAATTAAAATATACGGTTGAACTTATAAAGCAATGTGGATGACTCATTCAATCCGGATCCTTGGGAGGACCTTAATTTCATATCCACAAGCAAGGGATCCTTTCAAAGATCCTCttcattttttgtttattttctttttcaaaagaaaaaaagttcTTATCAAGAATATCTTCTATGCTTTGCTTTTTtagaaaaaatgaaaatcatatCAACAAGAAAGTGATGCTTTGAATATTTGAATGAACCTTACCTTTTATGTTATTTTGttccattttattttatcttatttattGGGtaaatttatttgcaaaattttgtATGGAAAAGTTTACAAAACTTAGGTTAAATTTGAtttgggaaatattttttttagaaacagAATAAAATAGAATGAGAATGTAATAACGAAAATTATATAAGCATGtaaaacttttgaaaaaaaaataaatcgtGAAAAGAATTTCTTTTTCCATCAAAAACATAAAATTAGAAATGAATAAATATTGTCATAGAAAAATTTAATCATGGTCATTTCCTATCTAATATTTTTTAtatgaatttataaaatttatgataTTGTTATCTATTTTATGACAATAATGTATTTTTTGTGTAAATTATATATCAAATTCTTCTATTATAATATATCTATTCTTATGAATGGATACTTTTGCATAGCGAAGATaatcatagagtcaacatagttgtgaaaaataattttcatgctctacatttattttttaaaaaattcaaaaaaatattttttttagtttttaaaattcttaaaattgtataagaaaatttaaaattaatttttattgatttaaatttCTTTAAGTCAATGTTGGAAGAAAAaatctttaacatttttttaattaccttttcaaaatagaaataaaaatagaactaCTTTTCTCGTGACCAAACGGGCCCTTTATATATAATATTCTCTTTGGGTAATGATAAATGAATGTTTATTTCTCATGTAAATATTCATTTATCTAAGTCTTGTGCAACTAAGTGTACATCTCAAATGTCCaattgaaatatctgaatatagttttattttatttttataaattttaattttacacattgtTAATCTTTCATTATAATTGATTTGTTTTATACTAATAATATTTACTATAGAAAAATGTAATGAAAATTTaagttttatttatatttttctttttctaataaaaaaatttaatgagTGATAGCAAATTTTTTCATCCAgtgattaatattaaaaattattttttatcttcCATTATCAATTATCATGTCCTCAAGTCTATTATCTATTTCTCTAAAAGCTTTTCTCATCAAGCATTCTCACTAAATTTATGTTGCATCTGATTTGCAAAATATCGTAGTACAATAATATGGCAaaaagagagaagaggagaggtACCCTGGACCTATAAACTGGGTCCACGTGTCCTATTTTCTTTGGTCATGCATAACATTAATCAATCTCACTCAAAACTCATTTTCAAAGAAATTTACTCGAAAGTTTTTACATGAATACACACAAAATCTTATAGATCACCCTTTTATTTTATATTGACtacatttaaataataattttcacTTGCAAAATGACTTAGCCCTTGTTTGGACGAAATTATTGAAAAATAAGTACTTTCTATAAGAAGTACTTAAATTAAGTACTTGTGTCAATAAGAAATATTTTATTTACACATAAATAAGTACTTATTAAAAAAGTACTTCTCCAaactttttttttagaaaaaaataagtgtttttgaaaaaaaatatttttgtaaaaaatatatatgaaaaagtacctataataagtaatctcatattaattttagataaataCATTTAATTTTCAGATAAATActtttttccataaaaatatttttctataagtTGTTGAAAACAATCACTTACACAAgttatatagtttattaatttattttgtgATATgaatcgtataatgaagatgcacaacggaataaataacaacaagtaaatgtaaataacacacataATCAGAACatgatcaacacaaagatttacgtggttcgacaaaacttacatccatggaagcaatgacacacaaatttcactaaggaaatcaaaatgtacacaatacacttctctaatgatctctctctctctctctctctctctcttaaaatatgcccagatgacatatatagagttttctCGGAGATTTtcccccgtttgcccaaccacccaacattcaaaaattcaaattttcataaaattgttGCAGCCCAGGcgcccctcgtcgacgaacacagggagttcgtcgacgagaccaagaaaaaccttcgttgatgaatacagggctctcgtcgacgaagctagaagTCTAAAATTTCTTGCTCTCGATAattatttgtcgacgaatttcagaaccttcgtcgacgaacctctattATTCCCTCATCAACGAGCATAggcccttcgtcgacgagtcctgttgtgctgcccccttcatgttttttctccttccttttttgcttatcaaaacagaagtacaAGAGCCATAAATAACAATCTTCACCTTagtgattatacgccccttaggagaatctcaaaaacatga
The Malania oleifera isolate guangnan ecotype guangnan chromosome 13, ASM2987363v1, whole genome shotgun sequence DNA segment above includes these coding regions:
- the LOC131146901 gene encoding oleosin G, which encodes MADRQGQTQRNPPRVGDAGSGSFLRKLHEHGPDPNQLVGFLTLLVSGGILLLLAGLTVTATVLGLIIVTPVVVVSSPIWVPVGALVFVFVAGFLSVAGFGALVLLGSSWLYKYFKGLRPPGSDRVDYARSRIADTASQVKGYAREYGGYLQAKVKDAAPGA